The DNA sequence TGTGTGATAAACTTTGTCCAACTATTTCAGAAATTTAGACTCCAAAAAAACTATAAGCTTTATGTTATAAATTTTCATGCTTAGTGATTAACCAATGAACAAATTACCTACCCCGCCTCCTACTACTCTTACTTAACAGTTCCAGAAACTATTTGAATCATCGTAATTATATAATCCCAAATATTTACTCCATTTTTTATGAAACCAATTCGTTTATCGAATCTATTATTAATCAATTGTTGTAATTCATCCAACTCCATATCTGTCAATCTATTGTTATTTTGTTTTTGTGCCATTTCAACACTTTCCAACATCTGTTGTTCTTCTGCTTCTACAATTGCAATTTTCTCATTAAAACTATTTCTATAATCATCAATAGCAACAGGAACTGCAATAGCATCTATTTGAATATTTATTAATCCTACCTCCTCAAATAATTTTGGCAATCCAATAGGATCAGGCCAATACATCCCAACACCATACTTTTCATTTTGATCATTAACATCTGGAAACAATTTATCAAGTAGTTCCCTTTCACGTTCACTTTGCTTAGGTAATTCATTAGGTTCAGTTTTTATGTACTTATCAGGTCTTGCATACATTACACTAATTCTTCCACCTGGCTTAGTTATCCTTTTCTGTTCCAATAAGAATTCTCTATTAGAAACATGTTCTATTACAGTATATGATATACAGGCATCAACTGAATCATCCTCTATAGGTAGTGAGAGTGCATCCCCTTCATAATAACTTACATT is a window from the Tepidimicrobium xylanilyticum genome containing:
- a CDS encoding class I SAM-dependent methyltransferase codes for the protein MNTLWSNKIQSILNLESSRELRFRDDRKELFLNLLGVKEGMAVVDVGCGPGVITRKLSKRLGENSKIIGIDRDSNFIEHAKKVAEEIGLNNVSYYEGDALSLPIEDDSVDACISYTVIEHVSNREFLLEQKRITKPGGRISVMYARPDKYIKTEPNELPKQSERERELLDKLFPDVNDQNEKYGVGMYWPDPIGLPKLFEEVGLINIQIDAIAVPVAIDDYRNSFNEKIAIVEAEEQQMLESVEMAQKQNNNRLTDMELDELQQLINNRFDKRIGFIKNGVNIWDYIITMIQIVSGTVK